In Nicotiana tabacum cultivar K326 chromosome 11, ASM71507v2, whole genome shotgun sequence, a single window of DNA contains:
- the LOC107790876 gene encoding glucan endo-1,3-beta-glucosidase 8-like has protein sequence MSLLSVGIVVFMTMVWKCLSVGVNWGTMASHQLAAESVVKMIKENGFDKVKLFEPDDKIMSALIGSDIEVMLAIPNYMLQQMSTDPGVAAAWIDANVSTYSYTRGVKIRYVAVGNEPFLQTYNGTYLHYTLPALRNVQEAINHAGLGPEVKATVPLNADIYYSPDSNPVPSAGDFRPQVRDLAIQIVQYLYSNDAPFVVNIYPFLSLDDNDYFPLEYAFFNGSNIYIKDGDHLYTNVFDANFDTLAWSLKKAGFPDMKIIVGEVGWPTDGDKYANIENAKRFNQGLIQHALSGEGTPVRKGKIDVYLFSLIDENTKSIAPGSFERHWGIFEFDGKPKYELDDIKRLAAVEGVNYMHKRWCILKPHHHLKDAQDLLAKSIDYACSLSDCTALGYGSSCNHLTAQGNASYAFNMYYQFKSQNSGDCDFHGLATLTHNDPSDDKCHFPLMIADGRRVMLLHKNFVYIILAFLQGFLVILLLVS, from the coding sequence ATGAGTTTGTTGAGCGTGGGAATTGTAGTGTTTATGACGATGGTGTGGAAATGTTTGAGCGTGGGAGTGAACTGGGGTACTATGGCATCACATCAATTGGCAGCAGAGAGTGTGGTGAAGATGATTAAAGAAAACGGTTTTGATAAAGTAAAACTGTTTGAGCCAGATGACAAGATTATGAGTGCTTTGATTGGTAGTGATATTGAAGTCATGCTTGCAATTCCTAACTACATGTTGCAACAGATGAGCACTGACCCTGGTGTTGCTGCTGCTTGGATTGATGCCAATGTCTCTACTTATTCTTACACTCGCGGTGTCAAAATCAGGTATGTCGCTGTAGGGAATGAGCCCTTCCTTCAAACATACAACGGCACTTATCTCCACTACACCTTACCAGCTCTCAGAAATGTTCAAGAAGCCATCAACCATGCTGGACTAGGTCCTGAGGTTAAAGCAACCGTCCCCCTAAATGCTGACATTTACTACTCCCCTGACTCGAATCCTGTCCCTTCAGCTGGTGATTTCAGGCCACAAGTACGCGATTTAGCCATTCAAATTGTCCAATATCTCTACTCAAATGATGCACCCTTTGTCGTTAACATCTATCCTTTCCTTAGTCTCGACGATAACGATTACTTTCCATTAGAATATGCCTTCTTTAATGgatcaaatatatatattaaggATGGTGATCATCTTTATACTAATGTGTTTGATGCCAATTTTGATACTCTTGCCTGGTCTTTGAAAAAAGCTGGCTTTCCTGACATGAAAATCATAGTTGGAGAAGTAGGATGGCCAACAGACGGCGATAAATATGCAAATATTGAAAATGCCAAGAGATTTAACCAAGGGCTGATTCAGCATGCTCTAAGTGGAGAAGGAACCCCTGTGAGAAAGGGGAAAATAGACGTTTACTTGTTCAGCCTGATTGATGAGAATACGAAAAGCATTGCCCCTGGTAGCTTTGAGAGGCATTGGGGAATTTTTGAGTTTGATGGAAAGCCAAAATACGAGCTCGACGATATTAAAAGACTAGCTGCAGTAGAAGGTGTGAATTATATGCATAAAAGGTGGTGTATACTAAAGCCTCATCACCACCTAAAAGATGCACAAGACTTGTTGGCAAAGAGTATAGATTACGCGTGCAGTCTTTCAGATTGCACTGCTTTGGGCTATGGTTCTTCCTGCAATCATCTCACTGCACAAGGGAATGCTTCCTATGCTTTTAATATGTATTATCAATTCAAAAGTCAGAACAGTGGGGACTGTGACTTCCATGGCTTGGCTACGTTAACTCATAACGATCCATCTGATGATAAGTGCCACTTTCCCTTGATGATTGCTGATGGTCGTAGAGTAATGCTGTTGCACAAGAATTTTGTGTATATCATACTTGCTTTTCTCCAGGGATTTCTAGTCATTTTGCTGCTTGTTTCCTAG
- the LOC107790879 gene encoding uncharacterized protein LOC107790879, whose translation MVGGGNRKDEQLVISNNNVFAALGTLRKKKKSDKGKSTEGSSSKNVKKQADKESEAVFWAPAPLTVKSWADVDDEDDDDYYATTAPPQAVWGADSAANEQHDKPKETVTLDVEESESEDEGVDEADDDNEEEHEQEPDVPEEKEPIVKKPAEIVAPKESERQLSKKELKKKELAELEAMLAEFGLNKTESNDDSQGAAQDKKVEKPNGEMAKKDDNTPGESKSAKKKKKKDKSSKESKEQHDQPNGVEAGNGTNETEKGEDASTSLVKDKIKKVASLKKKKSSKEVDAAAKAAASEAAARNARLAAAKKKEKSHYNQQPLR comes from the exons atggtgGGAGGTGGAAACAGGAAGGACGAACAGTTGGTGATAAGCAACAATAACGTATTTGCGGCACTTGGAaccctaaggaagaagaagaagtctGATAAGGGGAAGAGCACTGAGGGTTCATCTTCCAAAAATGTGAAGAAGCAGGCTGATAAGGAATCTGAGGCCGTTTTCTGGGCTCCGGCACCATTGACTGTGAAATCATGGGCAGATGTtgatgatgaagacgatgatGATTATTACGCTACTACGGCCCCTCCCCAGGCTGTTTGGGGAGCGGATTCTGCTGCTAACGAACAGCATGACAAGCCAAAGGAAACTGTAACTCTTGATGTGGAG GAAAGTGAAAGTGAAGACGAAGGCGTCGATGAAGCAGATGATGATAATGAGGAAGAACATGAGCAAGAACCTGATGTTCCAGAGGAGAAAGAGCCAATTGTTAAGAAGCCTGCTGAAATAGTGGCACCCAAAGAGTCGGAAAGGCAGCTTTCAAAGAAGGAACTTAAGAAAAAGGAACTTGCTGAGCTTGAAGCTATGCTTGCTGAATTTGGATTAAACAAAACTGAGAGCAATGATGATTCACAAG GTGCTGCACAGGATAAGAAGGTGGAAAAACCCAATGGGGAGATGGCTAAGAAGGATGATAATACTCCCGGGGAGAGCAAGAgtgcaaagaagaagaagaagaaggataaaTCATCAAAGGAGTCTAAGGAGCAACATGATCAACCCAATGGTGTTGAGGCTGGAAATGGGACCAATGAGACCGAGAAGGGAGAAGATGCATCTACTTCTCTTGTGAAGGACAAGATAAAGAAAGTGGCATCTCTCAAGAAGAAAAAATCAAGCAAGGAGGTAGATGCTGCCGCCAAAGCTGCGGCTAGTGAGGCTGCAGCAAGGAATGCAAGGCTGGCTGCTgcaaagaaaaaggagaagagcCATTACAACCAGCAGCCCCTGCGGTGA